DNA from Kogia breviceps isolate mKogBre1 chromosome 3, mKogBre1 haplotype 1, whole genome shotgun sequence:
AAGGAAGCCTTTGCCCCGGGCTTTGCTGACCTGAGGTCAGATGGGGAGCCGGTTTTCAGGGCGTGTCGGACACCTGGCGCGTCCGGGCCGGGCTCTCCACCGGGAGATCCTCTGGATTCCCTGCCTGTCCCCTCTGACCTCCTCGCTGCACTCGGATCCCTGTTAACCTCAGTGTTTTAATTCCTTAGGCATTCCAGAAGTGTTCCTTTATGGATGTAAATTCAAACAGTCACGCTGAGCAGTCCCGGGCTGACAGTCACGTTAAAGACACTAGGCCGGGGGCCACAGCCCTACCCAAGGAGAAGAAGGTAACGTGGCAATTACACGTTGGCCACCCGGTGGGCCGTCCTTCTTTCCTTGCTCTGACACTAATACCGCTCTGTGCTTGAGCTTCTGtaccttctcttttttcctcactcttgtttttcctttttttttttttttaaaactaatggaGACACAGCTTGGGGTTCCACCAGAGATCTCTGGCTCAGGTTTCCTGAGCGGACGCTGTGTTCCTGTGCACGGCACACAACAGTACGTGCAGAATTCAGGCATTACCTTTCCAAACCAAAGATGTACATACACCTCTCAAGATTTGCTAGAACAAATGCTGGTGGAACAAATGGAAACATCATCCAAGTAGGTAGcactttttctcatttgtaacatGTCTCCTGGACCAAAGACATCTACGTTAAAAGTAGGTGAAAGCGTTAGATTCCAGGAAGAGAATGCATAGCAGAGCTGTCTACCTGCCATCCACAGGCGTATCCATggaaacatacacacatgtatttgCACACATGTTCGAGGATGCCAAACAGTTTGTGTTCCTCTTAGAAATTCTCAAAGTGTACCTTCCAAGATAGTAAGTTCAGTATCATTTTAGAGCTCCTAAGCTTTGTGgcattttcatggcttccaaaCAGACGTCCAGGCTCTGAAACAAAGGTCACTATCATGACATGGAACTTTAAGGAGAGGAGATTAACCTGCGTATTTGAACTTCAACTTTGTAAGTTGAATCTAGAGCTTTTGTGATTTTTGGAAATAGAGCCATCTTATTTAAATGAAGCCTCTGTCTAAATTTCAGGGTAAAAAGCTTATCGTGACCAACTCAAGTCTTAACATTTTTTGTCAGGAACTTGTATCTTAGAATTCAAAGGTTCTAGCATCCTTTACATAAAGTCAAACAAATCACCCATAATACTCACTCCACATAGGTACCTCAGTCCAGGAATAAGTAAGCTCAGTGAAAGAGATACAGGATCACACAATTGGAGAGCTATTCCAGCACAGTCCTTCAAGAGATGCAGTCCTGGGGCTTACAGCTCTCAGCCGTGCAGCCCTGCCGTAGAGGCAGGCTGCCTCCTCCCTGGCTCCCGGCTATCCCAGAGCCCTCGTGTAAACGCCGCCTGCCATGGATCTGGCAAGTGGAGCTGTCAACCAGGTGATGGGATGGGGGCTTTCTAGGCACGGGGGGAGATTAGGAGATTGTCTTGATAACTCCTTCTTGTGAAGGAAACCTCCTATTAATGGGAATTGAACCCATAATTATCACACTGGAAATACCTTGCTTCTTGAGTCTGTGGACTTTCCTTCTGTGGCCTTATTAAAGCCAATTCACAGAAGGTCCTGGCGGGTCCTGAGTTACGTGCTGTACTTGGGCCAGTGTGACCGTTTCTTTTAAACACTGACCCGGAGCTTCTCAAAGATCCTCTGGAGACAGTCATCATCTCATTGTAGAATTGTGCTAATTTGCTAAAAAGCTGCATGGGATTTCCTGCCCTGCAATTAGAAATGCATATTCCATCGATCACACCGATCTCGATCAAGGGTCCGTCAGATACTAATAAGCAGGTCTGTACTGAATGCCCGACACCAGGGCATCAAACACTAGGTTTAATTACAGATGCTTTTTCTGGATAATTATACTCAGTAGACTAATCTACTTCATAATAACCGTGACTGTCAGACCTGTCCCCACATTACTGTCCTTATTAACCTCTTCCTGGGCTGTTCATCTACCCTTCTATAACTCAAATGCTTCTTaaagtttttttcctcttattatgAAGCGCTAGTCTAGTGTTTACCTTTATGCAATTTTTCTATAActtatgtttctaatttttgtttcttgCCCAAATGCATATGGTCCCTGCTTCACCAGTTGTCTGAACAACCCAAATCTCGGGGCCCCAAAACAGATATTAATGAGGCTTAATTACCTTTCCTGCAGAGTCTTGACTAAGACTACCTAAGATACCGTTGTGAGATTACATGACGACCGTGAGCAAGTTACCCTGGACAAAGCTGGCGCACTTCCTTTGATCCATGCCTTCATTTTTCCGGCCCGGTGCCAAAAATGCTAGGTCATGTGAAACCTACACTTGACATCTTTATCTTAGTGACTTTCCACTGGAGGGTTCCTGCTACTAGATccgttttaaaatacatatattgctGGGCGGCGTTTGAAATATTTAACAATGGGTATGACACGGGCCCTGACCAATCAGAACAGACGTCAGCCCTAACCCCCCAATAAGTGAGGCCAGCAGAACAGCAGCCCTGCAGATGCCAATTCCTCCTTTGACTCAAGGGTAAAGTCGCACTCAGGTCCTAGCATGATATGCTGACTCCCTGTTTGGAGCTGaaacctcatttatttttcttcttgcaaCTTTTACTTGATGCGTTAGTTGttgatttctaaatttaaaatccCACCAAAGAGATTATATTGTTCCACTGTAGCAGCTGGATCTCGTTGCTCTTGTTTGGGGCCTGATGCAGCTGAGGGGAAGTTAAACAGGAGGTGTCTGGTGGCTAATGCACCTTGGATCCTGTGCCATATTTCCATGTGATTAATACTGACTGTGTTGTCTCTGTGCGTGACTGCTTGAATGTGTGCAGACATTCTTTCTGGTTTTAAGGAGGCAGTAGGATCGCTCTAGGTTGTCtttgctggggcctgggttcttGCGCTTCGTTATGTTGTCATTGCTTTAACCCAACAGGCCTCTTGGGATCGTGTCCCATCCTGTTCTAATCACCCCTTCCTCTTGGGCTTCTACAGCAAGAAGAAAGGACAGCAGTGCCTTGGAAGTGACAGGGCATGGCTAGTGGTAGCACGGTGGCAGGGCCCAAGGCTACCGATACACCCGTGCCTGGTGGGGCGTTCTCCATACCCCGTGCTCACTGCTGGGTTCTTACCTTCTGAATCTTGGTGAGAGCCTCAGAAGTGCATCTTTCCTCTGCATCAGAGCACACAGAGAATCAAAGCTGAACCATGCACTTAAAACACTGTACCTGATTACCGATTTggtataaatacccagaaatgagaATTGAAATTTCTAGGTCAAACAGAAACCACTTTAAAGGGTTTTGATTTGTTTGTACCACCAAAGGGCCAAGCAGAAAAGTTGTAGACTACCCAGATCTTCATGGATGAAAGCTAGAGTCTTTGTTAACGggtattatattaaaaattcttgTCTCTTCCAAAAAAAGCTGAATCATGATGTCATAGTCATCGCTTGAGCCTCAaatatctgttttgtaaatgtttaGATGACATCTTGGCAGCCTTGGCAGCGCCGTCACTCTGAATTGGGATTTGATCATCTTGGCTACGATTAGTTTGAAGGTTATTTTGACACTTTACTTGGCAAGTTTAAGTACAAACTGCAAGTATGTTTTCAAATCTCTGATTTGACCAGggaaaaatggtttttttttcatctcaaaGTACCATACCCAAGCGATGCAGAGTCGTTATAGGACAATCCCCAAACAAGAAGCAGAGATGAGACTGAAATATGAAATAACTAGTTGGCAGAGACGTGAAAACTTTCCTGGTCCTTGGTTTATAAGCAAGAAATCTGAGGCCCAAGGAAGTGAAATGACTGGCCTGAAATAACACAGTTAAGTGGCAGATCTGGGTTAGAATCAAAGTCTGCCTGCTCATGTATTGTGCTTTCTACTATGCCATGCCACTCTTCTGGTTTTAGAGTCGGCTAAGCTCACAATCAGCTGTTGAAAAGAGGAGGTGTTGGTCCAGAACTGGTCCCTTTATTCTCTTAACTGCTCCTCCCACCAAAATTTGAAATCCTTGAAATACTTTGCTAATTGAGATTTTCATCTTGTGCAAACACAGGGCATTTTTGGAAGTTGGAGAACCAAGCCACCCAAGGTAAACAGAGCTGTAGGCTTTGGACTGGTGTGTAACGAATGTGCTTGGCCCGCATGTTTTGGAAGTGTAATTAAAGAAACAGTCTAGCTGTAGTCCACTTTGGGGGGGGTATGGTTTTGTGGAGTAACATGTCCTACACTATTCTACCAGAATTTGGAATTTTTCCACGAAGACGTACGGAAATCTGATGTTGAATGTGAAAATGGCCCCCAAATGGAACCCTGGAAGGTGAGTCCACCAGATCTGTGTTCCAACTGATACCACGCAGATTAATTCCCTTCCTTTGCAGACCCATTTCTGATCACTGTGTGTGGCTTCCCTCCTCCATTCTCCCTCCCAGGTTACCGCAGGGGCTCCCCTACCTAGTGGCCATCCTCAGTGGGAAAGAGGAACGGAGAATAGTATTTCTGATGCAGCAAGAACATCAGAATACAAAACTGACATCTTAATGAAGGAAAGTTCCATATCCACTAAGAGTTCACTTAGAGACAGTAGAAACTATTCCCAGAAAAACGTGTCTAGGGTCAACTCTAGTTTCTCTGGCGTTAGTTTATTGgaagatgaaatgaacaaaggACCTAAAATCTCAGGGCTGCCGTACCCTGTATCTGACACTGAGACTCAGAAGATGAATTGTGGGAAGACAGAGGGGGTGAGTCAGCAAGGACAAGAAAATACAGACAAGTGtcaccttccctctcccactaGATCAACCGAATCGACTATCCATGATGTCAAAACTCAAGACCAGGAGGTTCCCATGACAGAGTTTGGCCAAGTTGTCCTCAGACCGAAGGGAGCTAGGCGTGCTAACGTGACGCCCGATGAGGATGGGGCGTCAGCACCAGGCTCCCCCACCGAGGAGAACGCGGCCACCGACAACATCGCCTTCATGATCACCAAAACCGCGGTCCGAGTTCTCTCCAGCGGGGAGGTCCGCGATATAGTGAGCAAACAGGGGGAAGGTGTACAGACGGTCAACATTGACGCCAAAAAAGAGACAGCTTCCCAGCAAGAAGGCAGCGACAATGAAGAGCCGGTCGTGTGCCTGGACAAGAAACCCGTGATCATCATTTTTGATGAACCCATGGACATCCGGTCCGCGTACAAGAGACTTTCCACCATATTTGAGGAGTGCGACGAGGAACTGGAGAGAATGATGACAGAGGAAAAgatagaggaagaggaggagaatggAGATGCTGTGGTCCAGAATAACACTTCCCAAAAGCTTCCTAAGGAGGGGGCCTCGGGCAACCTCAGAGCAGGGCGGGAGGCTGAGAGTAAATTCCAGCCGCGCTTCCTTTCAGCGGAGGCCGGGATGTCAGGAGGACAGGAAGTGAATAAAACCGAGCAGAGCAAGTTCAGCCAGGCCGATTCTCCAAGTTCAGAAAGGCAAGCTGACCCGACCGATGACCAGTGTGAAAGCCCCAAGAAAAAGTTCAAATTCAGATTCCCGAAAAAGCAGCTCGCCGCTCTCACGCAAGCCATTCGCACGGGAACCAAGACGGGGAAGAAGACGTTGCAGGTGGTGGTGTacgaagaggaggaagaggacggGACTTTGAAGCAGCACAGAGAAGCCAGGAGGTTCGAGATCACTGGGTCTCAGTCCGAAGACCCCCCTAAAAGCGCGCTCAGGAGACCAGAGCAGCCCAGTCTGGAGAGCACGGCTCCGATTTCGAGAACTGACGAAATCAGAAAAAACACCTACAGAACGTTGGACAGCCTGGAGCAGACCATCAAACAGCTGGAGAGTACGATCAGTGAGATGAGCCCCAAAGCCCTGGGCGACACCGCGCGCCCCGCCCACCGAGGGCCTGTTGCAGGCTCATCCCACGAGGCCCACGAGGCCTGTCCCCAGTCCTCGCTGGCCCTGGCTGAAGCGCCCACTGTCCTAGAGCCCCCCTCGTCCGTACCTTCAGCTTCACGTAAGGTATCTTGGTCTGAtggaacatgaaaagcgccagctGCTTTCTCAAATCTGCCATAATCACCGTTAGCGAGGGGTGTCTTGTGATTTACTTGCTTCCTTTCAGGTGGCTCGTTTTGTTTCGTTTCGTTGTCTGTTCGCGGTGACCCTTCCTCGCACACTTTCTCCCTCGCCTTCAGAACAGCAACAACTAGGTGTCTAACTGCTGACTGATTCTGTTTTTACCTCTGTTGCCGGTTGGTGCTGGGGAACCGCAAGGACGCTGTGGGGCAGCCACTTGCGGTTGAAGTGATTGCTCTGATGCTCACATTAAAATCCGTTTGATCAGTAGTGGAGCAGTGTTCTTCCGTTTGATTCTTGGAATTAACCCCAGTGGTGTCTCCTGATGTGCGTCTCCTAGGTCTGTCCTGCATGTAGGGCTGTGGCTTCTCAAGTTGAGCTTCTCTGCGCACGGTGGGGCGGCCTCGGGGGCGAGCCGCTCACACGCGTCCTTTCTGTCCCCCCCTTGCCGCCCCTCCCCACAGGGCCCCGCTGGAACCCCTCAGACGAGCAGGATGCCGATTCCCATGAGTTCCAAGAACAGACCCGGAAGCCTGGACAAGCCCGGCAAGCAGTCCAAACTGCAGGACCCCCGCCAGTATCGTCAGGTAGTTTTACCTTAAACCCAATATTGGATGGACGCTCTTGCGCTTAAGAAGCAAGTCACTGACTTAGTTTATACCAAATATTGCATTTTTCTTTGTAAGATACGGTTTACTTAGACATCCTGGATCTGGGGGCATGAAGAGAGTCTAAAAGCCTCTGTTGAATTTCTCACCACTCTTTTGCATGCTTGCAATCAAACTTCTTTTACTTTGTGACTCCAAAGTTGACCCGTTAACACAAGGTGGCGGGCCAGGTGGCTTTCCTTGGGGGAGCGTAGTGGTTCATCAGAACAGCTCGGGAAGCCGAGGCAGACAAAGCTGCCCCGAGAGTCACCAGCACTAACGTGTGCGTGGACGGCATCGCACTAGAGGCCCATTAACGCTCCGTCACGATGCCTCGGCCCCGCCCCAGTAGCAGCCCTCACGCGACCCTCACGTCTCCACCCGGCACCCGGAGACGCGGTCGAATGGTGCGCCTCTTCTCACAAACGCTCTTCTCCCTTCTGCCCTGCTCCGTGCATCCTCTGCCCTGCGCTCCGGGGGTTCCTCCCAGGTCCAGTACAGCACGACAAGCCTTAGCTCAGGCCTTGAACTGGTTTGGTTTGGTGTCTTTGATTTAATGATTCTCAGAAGGGCTGTGTTGCCAGACCCTGTGGATTGATGGTGTTACCAGCTTTCTGACAAACTGTCTCCCGCCATCTTTATTTGCAGGCTAATGGAAGTGCTAAGAAAGCTGGTGGGGACTGTAAACCTACTTTCCCCTCCTTACCTGCTTCTAAGATTCCAGCCCTTTCTCCCAGCTCTGGGAAAAGCAGTTCTCTGCCTTCTTCTAGTGGTGACAGCTCTAACTCCCCTAACCCACCTGCTACTAAACCACCGGTTCCTTCTAACCCTCTGAGCCCCCAAACAGGACgatctgcttcctctgcctccctcATCCCCTCTGTCTCTAATGGCTCCTTGAAGTTTCAGAGCCCCACTCATACAGGTAAAGGTCACCATCTCTCATTCTCACTGCAGACTCAGAATGGCCGAGcagcccctccttccttcccctcctccccgcccccacccgcctccTCAGCTTCACTGAATCAAGGTGCCAAGAGCATCAGGACCATCCACACTCCTAGCCTCACCAGCTACAAGGCACAGAGCGGAAGTTCAAGCAAAGCCACCCagtccacagcaaaggaaacctctTAAAGGCCAAATCCTATTAGGCACAAGTCGGAGTtgcatttaagaaaacaaatttttttttttttttttaacagtcttcGACAAGTGTTTTCACAAGAGAATGTAACATATTGCTGTACTGTTTGAGGTTTAATGCTAAGTATGTGCTAAATACTGGATTAATAGGTTTCAGTAaagcctgtttgtttttttactttgttgCTGTTATAATTACATAGTGTTTACTGTCTCTATCCAATACCTGTTAAATGAAGTAAGCGTGTGTTACCAAAAGAGAGTATGGCAGGAGAGAAGGGTGTGGTGAGAcaagagaaaaatgtattaaGCATGTAAACATGTATGATTCCAGAATTTTAGTATgttttgtataaaaatatttttcattacgGAGACTGGACGTGACCAGAGAAATACACAAGTGTGactatacaaattgtaaaacaGATACtataatatttccttttattttagtgTTATTTAGCTTTATTACAGATTTCTATTTTTGTCAAAACTTCATGGTTCCTTTCGAGACCTTTTTTGCCAAAACATTTTGATACTGTAGCATTGTACATTTGAAAGTAGCGTGCTAGACAATAAGCCAATGAACTTCTGCACGAGCCAACACACAGGCACAAGTAGAAGGCAATTATCAACCCTATTGCACTGCCATGAAAATTATGTATAATAATTTGCCGGCCCAAGCAAGctagttttgttctgtttctttctttcttctcttttctaacaTATTGGGATTctctagtttgttttctttgcagtATCTAAatccttcctttgttttctgagaCCTGGTAACCCACACTATTGCATTGTGGATTTTAGAATGTACACTTCTGTACGGTTCTGTAAACTGatcaatttttgtaaatatataaatagacacCAAAAATACTGTATGTGACAGCACATAGAGTAGTTTTCCCACaccaaagttaatttttatgcATGCTTTAAAGATATATCTTGGGATGGGGCAGAAATGGAACTTCCTGGacgtttttaaaaagcaacaagttTGCACAGCTAGagtgtttttgtaaataaatgtatttgtataacaCAGTTATGTAATATACAGAACTATAAGCAGAGACTTTGCAAAACTAAATAAAGGGCTGCatgcttattattttttgtaCCTTGTCCCTATAACTACTTCCTAGTCAAAGAACAAACGTAACCATTAACCAAGTTAAAAGGTTTTGGCTTTGAGGGCACGGTAAGTAAACATGGAACCAGATGCAAACTGCTTTTctgaaagttgtgcttttctttttatctttttcttttaaatatctttattggagtataattgctttacaatggtgtgttagtttctgctttataacaaagtgaatcagctatacatatgttcccatatctcttccctcttgcgtctccctcccactctccctatcccacccctctaggtggtcacaaagccccaagctgatctccctgtgctatgtggctgcttcccactagcta
Protein-coding regions in this window:
- the KIAA1217 gene encoding sickle tail protein homolog isoform X29; this translates as MQREIVYARGDGPGASRPGPAALLPHAIPNSPPSTPVPHSMPPSPSRIPYGGTRPIVVPGNATIPRDRLSSLPVSRSISPSPSAILERRDVKPDEDVSAKSLAMYRNEGFYADPYLYHEGRMSIASSHGGHPLDVPDHVIGYHRAAVRSASAYCSPSLQAEMHMEQSLYRQKSRKYPESLLPTLGSKTPPASPHRVSDLRMVEMHGLHNAHGPSHTMQSDRVSPSRQAFKKEPGTLVYIEKPRTTPGLSGIVDLGPPLVEKQVFAYSTSTIPKDRETSEKTMKTTANKNHTDGAGTPQVSGGKPHGALESSGPPSQLPPAGTSAAYMSLLDMKRSVAELRLQLQQMRQLQLQNQELLRAMVRKAEQEISSKVIGTLKRLEDPVQRQRVLVEQERQRYLHEEEKVARRLCDLEDFVEGLKKGSALASRAAALKDVEDGALLLHQVGEAVASLKGEFPTLQNKMRAILRIEVEAVRFLKEEPHRLDSLLQRVRGMTDALSVLRRHVTDGLLKGTDAAQAAQYVVMEKATAAEVLKAQEEAPRASGQPLPSAGVPGDVKSEVVPLTVHHAQSSPVVIQPSQLSSALLNPAQHLPGGPGPHPASPPAVTQEVTSALQSPQLPGNGSSVQSLFMDEIHSVSAKNRAVSIEKAERKWEEKRQNLDHYNGKEFEKLLEEAQANIMKSIPNLEMPPASGPQPKGDAPVDKLEPSEDSPNSEQDLDKLGAKSPPRPPPPPRRSYLPGSGLTTTRSGDVVYTSRKENASTKASSEDAGPSLQARATKCPAEEPASAWAPSPPPVTTSSSKDEEEEEGDKIMAELQAFQKCSFMDVNSNSHAEQSRADSHVKDTRPGATALPKEKKGIFGSWRTKPPKNLEFFHEDVRKSDVECENGPQMEPWKVTAGAPLPSGHPQWERGTENSISDAARTSEYKTDILMKESSISTKSSLRDSRNYSQKNVSRVNSSFSGVSLLEDEMNKGPKISGLPYPVSDTETQKMNCGKTEGVSQQGQENTDKCHLPSPTRSTESTIHDVKTQDQEVPMTEFGQVVLRPKGARRANVTPDEDGASAPGSPTEENAATDNIAFMITKTAVRVLSSGEVRDIVSKQGEGVQTVNIDAKKETASQQEGSDNEEPVVCLDKKPVIIIFDEPMDIRSAYKRLSTIFEECDEELERMMTEEKIEEEEENGDAVVQNNTSQKLPKEGASGNLRAGREAESKFQPRFLSAEAGMSGGQEVNKTEQSKFSQADSPSSERQADPTDDQCESPKKKFKFRFPKKQLAALTQAIRTGTKTGKKTLQVVVYEEEEEDGTLKQHREARRFEITGSQSEDPPKSALRRPEQPSLESTAPISRTDEIRKNTYRTLDSLEQTIKQLESTISEMSPKALGDTARPAHRGPVAGSSHEAHEACPQSSLALAEAPTVLEPPSSVPSASRKGPAGTPQTSRMPIPMSSKNRPGSLDKPGKQSKLQDPRQYRQANGSAKKAGGDCKPTFPSLPASKIPALSPSSGKSSSLPSSSGDSSNSPNPPATKPPVPSNPLSPQTGRSASSASLIPSVSNGSLKFQSPTHTGKGHHLSFSLQTQNGRAAPPSFPSSPPPPASSASLNQGAKSIRTIHTPSLTSYKAQSGSSSKATQSTAKETS
- the KIAA1217 gene encoding sickle tail protein homolog isoform X31, with protein sequence MQREIVYARGDGPGASRPGPAALLPHAIPNSPPSTPVPHSMPPSPSRIPYGGTRPIVVPGNATIPRDRLSSLPVSRSISPSPSAILERRDVKPDEDVSAKSLAMYRNEGFYADPYLYHEGRMSIASSHGGHPLDVPDHVIGYHRAAVRSASAYCSPSLQAEMHMEQSLYRQKSRKYPESLLPTLGSKTPPASPHRVSDLRMVEMHGLHNAHGPSHTMQSDRVSPSRQAFKKEPGTLVYIEKPRTTPGLSGIVDLGPPLVEKQVFAYSTSTIPKDRETSEKTMKTTANKNHTDGAGTPQVSGGKPHGALESSGPPSQLPPAGTSAAYMSLLDMKRSVAELRLQLQQMRQLQLQNQELLRAMVRKAEQEISSKVIGTLKRLEDPVQRQRVLVEQERQRYLHEEEKVARRLCDLEDFVEGLKKGSALASRAAALKDVEDGALLLHQVGEAVASLKGEFPTLQNKMRAILRIEVEAVRFLKEEPHRLDSLLQRVRGMTDALSVLRRHVTDGLLKGTDAAQAAQYVVMEKATAAEVLKAQEEAPRASGQPLPSAGVPGDVKSEVVPLTVHHAQSSPVVIQPSQLSSALLNPAQHLPGGPGPHPASPPAVTQEVTSALQSPQLPGNGSSVQSLFMDEIHSKAERKWEEKRQNLDHYNGKEFEKLLEEAQANIMKSIPNLEMPPASGPQPKGDAPVDKLEPSEDSPNSEQDLDKLGAKSPPRPPPPPRRSYLPGSGLTTTRSGDVVYTSRKENASTKASSEDAGPSLQARATKCPAEEPASAWAPSPPPVTTSSSKDEEEEEGDKIMAELQAFQKCSFMDVNSNSHAEQSRADSHVKDTRPGATALPKEKKGIFGSWRTKPPKNLEFFHEDVRKSDVECENGPQMEPWKVTAGAPLPSGHPQWERGTENSISDAARTSEYKTDILMKESSISTKSSLRDSRNYSQKNVSRVNSSFSGVSLLEDEMNKGPKISGLPYPVSDTETQKMNCGKTEGVSQQGQENTDKCHLPSPTRSTESTIHDVKTQDQEVPMTEFGQVVLRPKGARRANVTPDEDGASAPGSPTEENAATDNIAFMITKTAVRVLSSGEVRDIVSKQGEGVQTVNIDAKKETASQQEGSDNEEPVVCLDKKPVIIIFDEPMDIRSAYKRLSTIFEECDEELERMMTEEKIEEEEENGDAVVQNNTSQKLPKEGASGNLRAGREAESKFQPRFLSAEAGMSGGQEVNKTEQSKFSQADSPSSERQADPTDDQCESPKKKFKFRFPKKQLAALTQAIRTGTKTGKKTLQVVVYEEEEEDGTLKQHREARRFEITGSQSEDPPKSALRRPEQPSLESTAPISRTDEIRKNTYRTLDSLEQTIKQLESTISEMSPKALGDTARPAHRGPVAGSSHEAHEACPQSSLALAEAPTVLEPPSSVPSASRKGPAGTPQTSRMPIPMSSKNRPGSLDKPGKQSKLQDPRQYRQANGSAKKAGGDCKPTFPSLPASKIPALSPSSGKSSSLPSSSGDSSNSPNPPATKPPVPSNPLSPQTGRSASSASLIPSVSNGSLKFQSPTHTGKGHHLSFSLQTQNGRAAPPSFPSSPPPPASSASLNQGAKSIRTIHTPSLTSYKAQSGSSSKATQSTAKETS
- the KIAA1217 gene encoding sickle tail protein homolog isoform X32, yielding MQREIVYARGDGPGASRPGPAALLPHAIPNSPPSTPVPHSMPPSPSRIPYGGTRPIVVPGNATIPRDRLSSLPVSRSISPSPSAILERRDVKPDEDVSAKSLAMYRNEGFYADPYLYHEGRMSIASSHGGHPLDVPDHVIGYHRAAVRSASAYCSPSLQAEMHMEQSLYRQKSRKYPESLLPTLGSKTPPASPHRVSDLRMVEMHGLHNAHGPSHTMQSDRVSPSRQAFKKEPGTLVYIEKPRTTPGLSGIVDLGPPLVEKQVFAYSTSTIPKDRETSEKTMKTTANKNHTDGAGTPQVSGGKPHGALESSGPPSQLPPAGTSAAYMSLLDMKRSVAELRLQLQQMRQLQLQNQELLRAMVRKAEQEISSKVIGTLKRLEDPVQRQRVLVEQERQRYLHEEEKVARRLCDLEDFVEGLKKGSALASRAAALKDVEDGALLLHQVGEAVASLKGEFPTLQNKMRAILRIEVEAVRFLKEEPHRLDSLLQRVRGMTDALSVLRRHVTDGLLKGTDAAQAAQYVVMEKATAAEVLKAQEEAPRASGQPLPSAGVPGDVKSEVVPLTVHHAQSSPVVIQPSQLSSALLNPAQHLPGGPGPHPASPPAVTQEVTSALQSPQLPGNGSSVQSLFMDEIHSKAERKWEEKRQNLDHYNGKEFEKLLEEAQANIMKSIPNLEMPPASGPQPKGDAPVDKLEPSDSPNSEQDLDKLGAKSPPRPPPPPRRSYLPGSGLTTTRSGDVVYTSRKENASTKASSEDAGPSLQARATKCPAEEPASAWAPSPPPVTTSSSKDEEEEEGDKIMAELQAFQKCSFMDVNSNSHAEQSRADSHVKDTRPGATALPKEKKGIFGSWRTKPPKNLEFFHEDVRKSDVECENGPQMEPWKVTAGAPLPSGHPQWERGTENSISDAARTSEYKTDILMKESSISTKSSLRDSRNYSQKNVSRVNSSFSGVSLLEDEMNKGPKISGLPYPVSDTETQKMNCGKTEGVSQQGQENTDKCHLPSPTRSTESTIHDVKTQDQEVPMTEFGQVVLRPKGARRANVTPDEDGASAPGSPTEENAATDNIAFMITKTAVRVLSSGEVRDIVSKQGEGVQTVNIDAKKETASQQEGSDNEEPVVCLDKKPVIIIFDEPMDIRSAYKRLSTIFEECDEELERMMTEEKIEEEEENGDAVVQNNTSQKLPKEGASGNLRAGREAESKFQPRFLSAEAGMSGGQEVNKTEQSKFSQADSPSSERQADPTDDQCESPKKKFKFRFPKKQLAALTQAIRTGTKTGKKTLQVVVYEEEEEDGTLKQHREARRFEITGSQSEDPPKSALRRPEQPSLESTAPISRTDEIRKNTYRTLDSLEQTIKQLESTISEMSPKALGDTARPAHRGPVAGSSHEAHEACPQSSLALAEAPTVLEPPSSVPSASRKGPAGTPQTSRMPIPMSSKNRPGSLDKPGKQSKLQDPRQYRQANGSAKKAGGDCKPTFPSLPASKIPALSPSSGKSSSLPSSSGDSSNSPNPPATKPPVPSNPLSPQTGRSASSASLIPSVSNGSLKFQSPTHTGKGHHLSFSLQTQNGRAAPPSFPSSPPPPASSASLNQGAKSIRTIHTPSLTSYKAQSGSSSKATQSTAKETS